The DNA region GGCCCAGGCGCGCGACGGCGGCCACGAGGGGCCGACGCACCAGCCAGGGGGCGTTGAGGTCGAAGAAGGGGCTGTTGAGGACGATGCCGTCGACCAGGCCGGCGTCGCGGCGGTCGTGCGCCCAGAGCGAGACGATCAGGCCGCCGGTGGAGTGGCCCATGGCCAGCAGGGTGTCGTGCCCGTCCTCATTGCGGATGATCTCGGCGGCGGCGTCCAGTTCGGGGAAGTAGTCGCCGAGGTCGCGGCAGAAGTTGGGGGTCTGGTGCGGCAGCAGACTGCGACCGTACTTGCGCAGGTCGAGGGCGTAAAAATCCCAGCCTCGGGCGGCGAAGAAGTCCGCCACATGGGTCTGGAAGAAGTAGTCGACGAAGCCGTGCACGTACAGCACGGCCCGCCGGCTCGGGCTCTCGGCCCGGCGGCGGACCAGGGTGGCGACCACCCGGCCCTCATCGTCGTTGCCCAGGTCGATGACGTGCCGCTCGTACGGCGGTCCCAGCAGATCCGGTTCCACATCGCCGACGGTACGCCGCCCCACCTACCGAGTGGTAGCCCCGTCCGCCCACGGCTGACGGACGGGGCTCACCTCGGGCTTTCCGAAGGGCGCCGGGGCGACCGTCTCACCTCTCGTCGGTCGTCGTCCCCGCCTCGATCAACTCCTCGCCCTCGACCGGGGTGTCCGGGCCGGGCGGGGTGGTGACCCGCAGGTGCTTGTTGTTGCGCGGCTCCTGCCGGGTCTTGGCGTCGTTGAGCTTGCGGCGCAGGTCGTCGCGGACGTCGTGGAGCGCGGCGCGCAGGTCCTCCTCCGAGGAGGTGGTGACGATCTTCTCGCGGCCCGCGATCCGGCACTCCAGGGTGACCCGCTGGCCCCGCGCCTCCCGGTTCTTGATCGACAACTCCAGGTCGGTGGCGTCGGCGTGGAAGCCGGCCAGCCGGGCGTCGAGGGTGGCGAACTCTTCGGCGATCCAGTCCCGGTCGGCCTGCGAGAAGCCGGCGTTGAGCCGCAGGCACTGCGCCACGGTGGCCGGGTTGGCGGTCATCGCCGCACCTCACCGTGGACGCGGGTGCAACGGCTGATGGTCATCCTCATGATCGCTGACCTTTCGTTCGACGTCGCGGTTGGGGAGATCCCTACCCCGTCGAGAGTCATCCGGAACGTTGGTGCGTCTCGATCATTGCCCGGTCGGGCGGGCGGGTGACAGGGCCGGGTGGCCTACCACACCGGGACCTTGATCAGGCGTTTGTCCACAGGGGTCGTGGCTGTCCACAGATCCTCCGTACGGGGCTGACCGACGGCGGACGGCGGCGCAGGCTCGGTGGCGAGTCGGCTCACGCAGGTGAGCCCCGGACCCCGGTGGAGGGGCGATGTTCGATACCTATGTCACCATCGTCGGCAACGTGCTGACCGCGCCGCAGTGGCGTCGTACGACCCAGAGCAACACCCTGGTGGCCAACTTCAAGGTCGCCTCGACCGCCCGGCGCCTGGACCGGGACAGCGGCCGGTGGGTAGACGGCAACAGTCTGCGGGTACGCGTGAACTGCTGGCGCAAGCTCGCCGAGGGGGTGGCCTCCTCGGTGATGGTCGGCGATCCGGTGGTCGTCTGCGGGCGCCTCTACACCCGGGACTGGACCGACGAGGCCGGCAACCACCGCACCCTCTACGAGTTGGAGGCCGTCGCCGTCGGGCACGACCTGTCCCGGGGGCGGGGTCGCTTCCTGCGTAACCGGCCCAGCCTGAGCACCAGTGCGGTCTCCGACGCCGAGGCCGAGCAGCGGGTGCACGGCGAGCCGACCGAGTCGGTACCGGACGAGGAGGCCCCCGCCCGCTTCGACCAGGGCCCGGTCGACGAGGACTTCGAGGTGCCCGGCTTCGATTCGCCGCGTACCGGACTGTCGGGAACCGGCAGCTACGGCGAGGGCGTCGGCCCCGACGAGGGCGACCTGCTTCCGTCCGATCCGTTCGACGAGCTTGCCGACAGCGAGCAGGCGTCCACCGACGAGTTGGCGCCGTCGCCCCCCGAGGGCGCGGAACCCGAGGCGGATTCGGCGGAGGCGGACGTCGCGATGGCCGGGCGAAGCCGGCGGGGTCGCGGACGGTTGCCGCAGCCAGCCTGACCGCGCTGGTCCGGGTGGTGCACGGCCCGGCGACCCGCGCGGCCAGCGACCTGCGCGCCGGGGCATCTCGGCGCGCGGGCCCCGCCCCGGACCCGTGAACGGGGGAAGCCACGGGCCCGGGGCGGGTGGGTAGTCAAACGTCCCCGGTGGCAACCTGCCTATCCGTGTCGCCGGAGGGTCCGCCCGTGCGAGTCATGGCGCTAGCAGAGGTCGCCGACCACCTCGGCGTATCGCGCCAGCGTGCCGCAATCCTGGTCGACCGACCGGACTTCCCCGCGCCTATCGACACCCTGACCGTTGGCCGGATCTGGGATGCTGCCGACGTGCGCGCCTACGCCGAACGGCGTGGCCGGCGGCTGGCCGACGAAGAGACGCAGTAACTGCATCGGGCTGATCGCCTCTTGTCGACTGCCGGTCGGGCTGTCGTGACCTGGCATCGGGCTAATCGACGTGTCGGGCTCGGTTAGGCTGCCGGCCGGAGGTGGTGTGGTGCGGCACGCGGGTGCGGTGGCCAACGCGGCGGGACTCGTCGCCGGGTACGCGCTGGACGCGTTGCTCGGTGACCCTCGACGCGGGCATCCGGTCGCCGGGTTCGGCCGGGCCGCCGCCGCCCTGGAGCGCCGCCTCTACCGGCCCCACCGGCTGTCCGGTGCCGCCTTCACCGCGCTCGCCGTCGGCGCGCCGGTGCTGGTGGGCGCCGCCGCTGCCTACGCCACCCGACACCGGCCGATCGCCCGCGCGACCCTGGTCGCCGCCGGGACCTGGGTGGTGCTCGGCGGGCGCAGCCTGCGCCACGAGGCGAAGGCGATGGGTCGCGAACTGCGCGCCGGTGACGTGCCGGCCGCCCGGCAACGGCTCGGCAACCTCTGCGGGCGGGACCCCTCGACCCTGGACGAGCCCGAGTTGGCCCGGGCCACGGTCGAGTCGGTGGCGGAGAACACCTCGGATGCCGTGGTGGCCCCCCTGGTCTGGGGTGCGGTGGCCGGGCTGCCGGGGCTGCTCGGCTACCGGGCGGCTAACACCCTGGACGCGATGGTCGGTCACCGCTCAGCCCGGTACGCCCGGTTCGGCACCCCGGCCGCCCGCCTGGACGACCTGCTCAACCTGGTGCCGGCGCGACTGACCGGCCTGCTGACGGTCGCCCTTGCCCCGGTCGGGCACGGCGACCGGCAGCGGGCCTGGCGGGTGTGGCGGCGGGACCGCGCCGACCACCCGAGCCCCAACGCCGGGCAGTGTGAGGCGGCGATGGCCGGGGCCCTGGGCGTACGGCTGGGTGGGCGCAATGTCTACTTCGGTCGCTCGGAGGCGCGTCCCTTCCTCGGTGACGGGCCACGTCCGGAGGCCCGTCACCTGCCCCGGGCCGCCCGGATCTCCGGCGCGGTAGGGCTGGCGGCGCTCGGGCTGGCGGCGGCCTACCCGCTGACGGTCGGCCGGCTGACCGCCGCCGTAGCCCGCCGGGCTGTCGGGGCTAGGGCCGGCCGGGCAGGGCATCGGGGATGACCGGGGGTCTGCTGGTCGCCGGTACGACCTCGGACGCGGGCAAGAGCGTGGTGACCGCCGGCATCTGTCGCTGGCTGCACCGCCAGGGTGTGCGGGTAGCGCCGTTCAAGGCGCAGAACATGTCCAACAACTCCGCCGTGGTCGTCGGTCCGGACGGGCGGGGCGGCGAGATCGGGCGGGCCCAGGCGATGCAGGCGGCGGCCTGCGGACTGGCCCCGGATCTGCGGTTCAACCCGGTGCTGCTCAAGCCGGGCAGCGACCTGTCCAGCCAGGTGGTGCTGCTCGGCGAGGCGGTCGACACGATGACCGCGGACACCTTCCCGGCGCTGCGTCCGCGCCTTGCCGAGACCGCCTACGCCGCGCTGGCCGAGCTGCGGTCGGCGTACGAGGTGGTGGTCTGTGAAGGGGCCGGCAGCCCGGCGGAGATCAACCTGCGGGAGGGTGACTACGTCAACATGGGCCTGGCCCGGCAGGCCGGGCTGCCGACCATCGTGGTCGGTGACATCGACCGGGGTGGGGTGTTCGCCGCCATGTTCGGCACCCTGGCTCTGCTCGATCCCGCCGACCAGGCACTGATCGCCGGTTTCGTGGTCAACAAGTTCCGTGGCGACCGGGGCCTGCTGGAACCGGGGCTGGCGATGCTGGGACAGCTCACCGGACGCCCGACCTACGGCGTGCTGCCCTGGTCGGTGGACCTGTGGTTGGACGCGGAGGACTCCCTCGCCTACGGCCGGGCGCTCGGTCGACCCGCCGCCCCGCACGGCACCGAGTGGCTCGACGTGGCCGTGGTGCGGTTGCCCCGAATCAGCAACGCCACCGACGTCGAGGCCCTGGCGACCGAGCCCGGGGTACGGGTGCGGCTGACCGTCGAGCCGGCCGAGTTGGCCGCCGCCGATCTGATCGTGCTGCCCGGATCCAAGTCGACCGTGGCGGATCTGGCCTGGCTGCGGCAGACCGGCCTGGCCGAGGTGGTCACCGCTCATGTGGCGGCGGGTCGGCCACTGCTGGGCATCTGCGGCGGCTTCCAGATGCTCGCCCGCGCCATCCACGACCCGGTGGAGAGTCGACACGGCACCGTACCCGGCCTGGGTCTGCTCCCCATCGAGATCACCTTCGCTCCCCGCAAGACGGTCCGCCCGGCGGCCGGCACCTTCTCCGATGACCGGCCGGTCCACGGGTACGAAATCCACCACGGGTACGTCTCGGCCGCCGATGCGCAGCTGACTCCGCTGCTGCGGGACCTCGACGGCGCGGGAGAGGGTGCGGCCCACGGGGTCGTGCACGGCACCCACTGGCACGGCGCCTTCGAGTCCGACGAGTTCCGCCGCTGGTTCCTCACCCGGGTGGCCCGCCTCGCCGGGCGTACCGGGTTCCGGGTCGCCCCGGACACCTCCTTCGCCACCGCCCGGGAACGCACCCTCGACCTGCTGGGTGACCTGGTCGAGGAACACCTGGACACGACCGCCCTGTGGCGGCTGATCGAGTCCGGCCCGCCGACCGGCCTCCCGTTCGTCCCGCCAGGAGCACCCCTCGTCGTCCCGCCAGGAGCACCGCTCGCAGGAACGCTGGGCTGACCTCGTACCGGAAAGCCATGACATGATCTTGCCGTGACGTTTCCCAGCCGTCTGCCACGGCGTGCCGTCGTGCTGCTGCCCGCGCTGTTCGGCACCCTGCTGGCCGGTTGCGCCGGCCCCCCGTCGGAGCTGGCCACCCCGCAGCCGTCTCCGCCGACCTATCAACTGGTGGACGAGCTGTGCGCGAAGCTCGACCCGCAGCCGTTGATCGATCTGTATGGCGGCACCACGGCTACCCGGGACTGGCCGTCGCGGGCGGATGATCCGGCGCGTAAATGCGCGCTCGGGGTCATGCAGCGGGATCCGACCGCACTGCACGACCTCACCGTCTTCATGGTGCTCGCCGATTCCCCGCAGGACGCCCGGGAAGCCGTGCCGGAGCAACCGGTACGGGACATCCTCGGCACCTGGCATGAACTGCCGCAACTCGGTGACGGCGCCTGGATATGGCTCATGCCGGTCGAGAAGGAGGAGATCCCCGAGTACGGACCGATGGCGGGCCGGAGGGCGAAGGTGCACGTGGCGCGCGGTGACGCGTACGTCATGGTCGAACTCTTCACGGCCGGACCTGAGGCGCCCGGAGATGCCGAGATGGAGGCGCTGATGGTCGCGTATGTGGAGGAGACGTTGACGCTGATGACGGCCTGAGCAGCCGCCGCGTCGACGCCCGCGCGCCGGACGGCTCAGAGACGTACGTCGGCCGGCTGATCGGAGAAGGGGAGGCCCGCCGCGCGCCAGGCGTCGACTCCGCCGATCATGTCGGTGGCCCGGTGCAGACCGAGGGCGCGCAGGCTGGCGGCGGCGAGGCTGGAGCTGTATCCCTGGCGGCACACCACGACGACCTCGATGTCGTACCCGGTGGCCTCGGGGATGCGCCAGTCGCTGGCCGGGTCGAGCCGCCACTCCAGCACCGTCCGGTCGATCACGAGAACGCCGGGTAGTTCGCCCTGTTCCCGACGTTGGGCGTCGGTACGGGTGTCGATCACGAGCGCGCCGCGGGCCGCGGCCTGCACCGTCTCCTGCGGGGTCAACCGGGTCATGCCCGCGCGGGCCTGCTCCAGCAACGCCTCGACGCCGGGACTCATCACGGAATGGGACACGATCCGATCGTGCCGTCTGGGTAGGCGATTAGCGGCCGGAAGCGGTGTGGGACAACACGAACGGTAACGTTCCTGCCCGTGGTGGTGATCTTCGCGGCGTACGCCGATCTGGCCCGACGGGTGCTGGCCCGGCCGGCCCGGTTGGGGGGTACCCGGTTGGTGGCGATCGACGGTCCCAGCGGGGCGGGCAAGACCGCCTTCGCGGCGCGGCTTGCCGACGCCCTGGCCGCCACCGACGCGGGCCACCCACCGGTGGTGCACACCGACGATCTGCTCGACGGGTGGGACGACCAACTCACCTTCTGGCCCCGCCTGGAGTCCGGCGTGCTGGCCCCGGTCCGGGCCGGTCAGGCCGGCGCCTACCAGCGGTACAGCTGGGTCCGGCAGGGGTTTCTGCCCCACCCGGTGCCGGTGCCGGTGGGGCCGGTGCTGATCGTGGAGGGGGTCAGCGCGGCCCGGGCCGAGGCACAGCCCGACCTGAGCCTGGCGGTCTTCGTCACCGCCCCGCAGCCCCTGCGGCTGACCCGGGCGGTGGCCCGGGACGGCCCGGCCATCCTGCCTGAGCTGCGGCGGTGGCACCTCGGCGAGCAGGAGCACTTCGAGGCCGACCGCACCGTCTCCCGCGCCGACCTGGTGGTCGACGGCGCACCGAGCCTGCCGCACGATCCGGACCGCTACTACCTGGCGGCGGGGTCGACTGCGGGCGGCGGGACCGGAGTCGGTGATGTGGGCGTCGGGGTGCGGTAAGGCCGGAATACGATGCCGGTCATGACCACACCGATCATGACCGAGGCCGAGCTGCACGCCGCCGTGCAGCGGGAACTGCCCGGGGTACGGGCCGACCTGGAACGCCTGGTGTGTATCCCCGGCATCGCCTTCGAAGGGTTCGACCACACCCAGGTGGAACGCTCCGCCGAGGCGGTGGCGCAGCTGCTGCGCGACTGTGGCCTGGAGGTGGACATCGTGCGGGCCGGTGGGCAGCCGGCGGTGATCGGCCGCAAGGCGGCCCCGGCCGGTGCGCCGACGGTCATGCTCTACGCCCACCACGACGTGCAGCCGGTCGGTGATCGGACCCTGTGGGAATCCGACCCCTTCGAGCCGGTGGAGCGCGAGGGACGGCTGTACGGCCGGGGTGCCGCCGACGACAAGGCCGGCATCATGGCCCACATCGCCGCGCTGCGGGCCTTCGGCGACCGGCTGCCGGTAGGGGTGGTGCTGTTCATCGAGGGCGAGGAGGAGTACGGCTCCGACTCCCTCGAACGGCTGCTGGCCGAGCACCGCGACACCCTCGAGTCCGACGTGATCGTGATCGCCGACTCGACCAACTGGGATGTCGGGGTACCGGCGCTGACCACCTCGCTGCGGGGCATCGTCAACTGCTTCGTCGAGGTGCGCACCCTGGAGCACGCCGTGCACAGCGGCATGTTCGGCGGGCCGGTGCCGGACGCCCTGACCACCCTCGTGCGGCTGCTGGCCACCCTGCACGACGACGCCGGCAATGTGGCGGTGCAGGGCCTGACCGGCCGGGAGGGCGCCACGGTCGACTATCCCGAGGACCGGTTCCGCGCCGAGGCCAGCCTGGTCGAGGGGGTGGGCCTGCTGGGTATCGGCAAGATCACCGACCGGCTCTGGACCAAGCCGGCCCTCGCCGTGCTCGGCATCGACGCCCCGGCCACCGCCGAGGCGCCCAACGCCCTGGTCCCGGCGGCCAAGGCGAAGGTGAGCGTACGGCTGGCCCCGGGTGACGACCCCAAGAAGGCGTACGCGGCGCTGCGCGACCACCTGCACCGGTACGCCCCCTGGGGCGCCCAGGTCCAGGTCACCCTCGAACACGACGGGGCGCCCTGCGTCATCGAGGCCAGCGGCCCGATGTTCGACGCGGCGCGGTCGGCCTTCCGGACGGCCTGGGAGGGCACCGATCCGGTGGACATCGGCGTCGGCGGCTCGATCCCCTTCATCGCCACCTTCCAGGAGATGTTCCCCGAGGCGGCGATCCTGGTGACCGGTGTGGAGGATCCCCACGCCCGGGCGCACGGGCCGAACGAGAGCCTGCACCTGGGGGAGTTCGCCCGGGTCTGCCTGGCCGAGGCGTTGTTGCTGGCCAAGGTGGCCGAGGCCGGTTCACGACGCGACCCGTAACTTCCGACGATTGGTGGCCGTTTCCGGTGTGTCGGACGCGGGGCTGTTGTAGCCTCTCGAACATGCGTACGAACGAGGAGATGGCCCGCCTGGGGGCCGCCGTCAGCGCTCTGGGAGACATCGACGTCTCCGCGTGGTCCGAGGACACGCTCAAGGAACAGCTCGCGGAGCTGTCCGCCGCCCTGGTAGCCCTGGACGCCTCGCTGTCCCGCATCGCTGAGGGGGTCCGTGCCCGGGGCCTGCGCGTCGAGGAACCGGTGGCGGCCTGACCGGCGGGTCGGCCGCACCGGCTGAGCGGCGGCTCGGCTGACCGGCGGGTCTGCGGCACCGGCTTCCGGCTGGCGGGCCGGTGGTGAGCGGATTCGTCGCCCCCTGGGGGATCGACGGCGCGGCGATCGGCGGCTGTTGTCGGAGGTGGCTGGCAGGATCGGGGTCGTGCGATTCCTCGACCTGGCCGCCACCTCCGCAGCCGTCGGCGCCACCACCGGCCGACTGGCCAAGGTCGAGTTGCTGGCCGAGGCGTTGCGCCGGCTGGACCCGGTCGAGGTTCCGGCCGGGGCCGGCTGGCTCGCCGGTGAGCTGCGCCAACGGCAGACCGGAGTCGGCTGGGCCGGTCTGCGTGACCTGCCCCCGCCGGCGGCGGAGCCCACCCTGACGGTCGGTGCGGTCGACGCGGCGATCGACGAGATCGCCGCGGTGCACGGCAGCGGATCGCAGGCCCGTCGGCGTGCCCTGGTGCACCGCCTCTACGCGGCGGCGACCGCCGACGAGCAACGGCTGCTGACCGGCCTGTTCCTCGGCGAGCTGCGCCACGGCGCCCAGGCGGGGCTGCTCGCCGACGCGATCGCCCGGGCCGCCGAGGTGCCGGTGACGGCCGTACGCCGGGCCCTGCTGCTCGCCGGTGACCTGCGGGAGGTGGCGGTGGCCGCCCTGGCCGGTGGGTCCGCCGCCCTGGCCGGATTCGGGCTGCGGGTCGGGCGGCCCCTGGCCCCCATGCTGGCGCAGAGTGCCGCGACGGTCGACGAGGCCTTGACCGCCACCGGCCTGCCCGCCGTGGTCGATGTCAAGCTCGACGGCATCCGCATCCAGGTGCACCGCAGCGGGTCGGACATCGCGGTCTACACCCGCAGCCTGGACGAGATCACCACCCGGCTGCCCGCGGTGGTCGAGGCGGTGCGGGCCCTGCCGGCCCGGGAACTGGTCCTCGACGGGGAGGCCATCGGGCTGGACGAGACCGGCCGGCCGCTGCCCTTCCAGCAGACCTCCAGCGCGGCCGCACGGCGCACCACCGGATCAGCCGAAGTCGCCCCGGCGGTGCGCGCTGTCGCCGCCCGCACCGGCGCGGCCGTGCTCACCCCGTACTTCTTCGATCTGCTGCATCTGGACGGGACGGATCTGATCGACCTGCCCGGACGGGAGCGGTGGGCGGCGCTGGGTGACACGGTCGACCCCGCCCTGCTGGTGGGACGGATGGCGGTTACCGGGCCGCAGCAGGCCGGCCAGGCGATGGCCGCCGCCCTGGCCGCCGGTCAGGAGGGTGTCGTGGTCAAGGCACCCGAGGCGCCGTACGAGGCCGGTAGGCGAGGCGCGGCCTGGATCAAGGTCAAGCCCCGGCACACCCTGGACCTGGTCGTGCTGGCCGTCGAGTGGGGCAGTGGCCGACGCACCGGCTGGCTGTCCAACCTGCACCTGGGGGCACGCGATCCGGGTACCGGCGACTTCGTGATGCTCGGCAAGACCTTCAAGGGCCTTACCGACGAGATGCTGCGCTGGCAGACCGAACGCTTCCTGGCCCTGGCGGTCCAGCGGGGGGAGTGGGTGGTCCGGGTCCGCCCCGAACAGGTGGTGGAGATCGCCTTCGACGGGGTGCAGACCAGCACCCGCTATCCCGGCGGCGTGGCGCTGCGCTTCGCCCGGGTGGTGCGCTACCGCGAGGACAAGTCCGCCGCCGAGGCCGACACCATCGACACCGTTCGCGCCATCCGGGCGGGCCGCCCGCCGGCCGGGTAGCCGTAGCGGGCGGTCAGGCGGGGGAGGGGTCGGCGGCGCGGTCGCGGGGCCGGTCGTCGGTCACCCCGGCCAGGCGGCGGGCCTCCCGACGGGCGATCCACCCGAAACCGAAGACGGTCATCCCCCCGAAGATCCACCACTGGACCACGTAGCCCAGGTTCTGCCAGTTGTTGGCGTGCCCCACCGGCACCGCCTTGAACACCGGATCGGCGGCCGGGGTCTGCTCGTCGAGCAGCACGTACCCCCCGTGCAGCGGGTACGGCAGTTGGGGGGCGAGCTGGGGCAGGGAGACCCGGCGGCTCTCCAACCGGCCCTCCCGGCGGGACACCTTGGCGTCCCCGCTCTCGCTGGCGCGTACCCGACCCTCGACGGTGACCTCGCCCGTCGGGGTGGTCGGCAGCACCGGCTGGGCCAGCGCCCCACCCGGGGCGGGCGGGATCCAACCCCGGTTCACCACCACGGCGGTGCCGTCGGTCAGCACCAGCGGGGTGAGCACCTCGAAGCCGACCTTGCTGTCGACCGTACGACCCCGGACGAACACGGTGTTGTCGGTGTCGTACCGGCCGGTCAGGGTGACCCGGGTGAAGGTCCGCTCCTCGGCCGGCGGGGGCCCTACCGTGCCCGGACCCCCGGTGGGGGCGGGCAGGGCGTCCCGCAGCGGCACCGCCGCCATCCGCAGGCCGGCGTCGATCCGCTCGTTGATCGCGGTACGACCCCGGTAGCGGTCCAGTTGCCAGTTGCCCAGCAGCACCATCACCGTGGCGGCGACCAGAGTCAGCGCGAGAATGCCCAGCCAGCGTGGGGTCAGCAGGAACCGGTACACGCCAAGAGGCTACCCGGTCGGCCATCGCCGCCATGCTGCGCGGTGACGCACCGTACCGGTGCCGCGATGGGCGCTAGGGGTGGGAGGTCGGAATGGGAGGGGTACCGGCCGGTGCGTGCCAGTCGTCCGGTTCGGCTATCGTCACGCGGGCGGAGCGCGCCGACGGTCGGCACGCCCGTCCGTACGCGAGGAGTCGATGATGACTGTCGTGCCGCGTCTGGTGCTCAGCGCCCCCTCGTCCGGGCACGGCAAGAACGCGTTGGCGATCGGCCTGCTCGCCGCGCTGGCCGACCGGGGGACCGAGGTGGCAGGCTTCAAGATCGGCCCGGATCAGGTCGACGCGGCCTACCTGGGGCTGGCCTCCGGCCGACCCGGGCGCAACCTGGACGCGCGACTGGTCGGCCTGGAGCGGATCGCCCCGCTGCTGCTGCACGGTGCCGCCGGCACCGGCCTGGCGCTGGTGCAGGGCAGCATGGGCCTGTACGACAGCCTCAGCGGCCGGGGCGACACCGAGTCGACCGCCGCGGTCGCCACCGCCCTGCGCAGCCCGGTGGTGCTGGTGGTCGATGTCGCCGCGATGGGTCAGTCGGTGGCGGCTCTGGTGCACGGCTTCCGGGCGTACGACGAGCAGTTGTGGATCGGCGGGGTGATCCTCAACCGGGTCGCCTCCTCCCGACACGAGGCGTTGCTGCGCGAGGCGCTGGACGACATCGGCATGCCGGTCTACGGGGCCCTGCGTCGGCAGGATCTGCCGGCGGTGTTGCCGTCGCGGCGGCACCAGGTGGGGCCGGTGGTGACCGGCTCCGGGGAGGCCACCCGGGCGGTCCGGCGACTCGGCGAGGCGGTCGCCGCCACGGTCGACCTGGAACGGCTGCTCGGGTTGGCCCGGTCCGCCCCGGCCCTGGGCCTGACGCCCTGGTCACCCCAGCCCGCCGAGGCGCCGCCCTCGGGTACCCCCGGCCCGATCATCGCGGTGGTCGGCGGGCCGGGCGGCACCTACAGCCAGGTCGAGACGATCGAGTTGCTGCGGGCGGCGGGGGCGCAGGTGGTGACGGTCGACCCCTTCGCCGACGAGGCGCTGCCGACCGGTACCGGGGCCCTGGTGGTCGGTGGCGCCCTGCCCGAGTCGTACGTCGAGCAGTTGTCCGCCAACCGGCGGCTCTGCATCGCGGTAGCGGAACTGGCCCGCATCGGGCGGCCGGTGGTCGCCGAAGGGGCCGGCCTGCTGTGGCTGGCCCGGGAGGTGGACGGGCTGCCCATGTGCGGGGTGCTGGACGCGGTCGGCAGCCTCCGCGACGGACTGGTGGTCGGCTACCGGGAGGCCACCGCCCAGAGCGACAGCATCATCACCACCCGGGGTGAGGTGGTCGTGGGGCACAAGGAACACCGGGGGGTGCTGTCCCCCCGGGGTGGCCCGCGCCCGGCCTGGAGTTGGGCCGGTGGCGCCCCGGAGGGATTCGTCTGGCGTGGCGTGCACGCCTCCCAACTGGTCCCGCACTGGGCCGGGTACCCCCACCTGGCGACCCGCCTGGTCACCGCCGCGACCGCCGGCCCACCCGCCGTACCCATGGGCCCTGCCGCCGTGCCCGCTGGCTCGCCCGCCGTACCTGCTGGCCCACCTGCCGTACCTGCTGGCT from Micromonospora sp. NBC_01739 includes:
- a CDS encoding cobyric acid synthase codes for the protein MTGGLLVAGTTSDAGKSVVTAGICRWLHRQGVRVAPFKAQNMSNNSAVVVGPDGRGGEIGRAQAMQAAACGLAPDLRFNPVLLKPGSDLSSQVVLLGEAVDTMTADTFPALRPRLAETAYAALAELRSAYEVVVCEGAGSPAEINLREGDYVNMGLARQAGLPTIVVGDIDRGGVFAAMFGTLALLDPADQALIAGFVVNKFRGDRGLLEPGLAMLGQLTGRPTYGVLPWSVDLWLDAEDSLAYGRALGRPAAPHGTEWLDVAVVRLPRISNATDVEALATEPGVRVRLTVEPAELAAADLIVLPGSKSTVADLAWLRQTGLAEVVTAHVAAGRPLLGICGGFQMLARAIHDPVESRHGTVPGLGLLPIEITFAPRKTVRPAAGTFSDDRPVHGYEIHHGYVSAADAQLTPLLRDLDGAGEGAAHGVVHGTHWHGAFESDEFRRWFLTRVARLAGRTGFRVAPDTSFATARERTLDLLGDLVEEHLDTTALWRLIESGPPTGLPFVPPGAPLVVPPGAPLAGTLG
- a CDS encoding single-stranded DNA-binding protein encodes the protein MFDTYVTIVGNVLTAPQWRRTTQSNTLVANFKVASTARRLDRDSGRWVDGNSLRVRVNCWRKLAEGVASSVMVGDPVVVCGRLYTRDWTDEAGNHRTLYELEAVAVGHDLSRGRGRFLRNRPSLSTSAVSDAEAEQRVHGEPTESVPDEEAPARFDQGPVDEDFEVPGFDSPRTGLSGTGSYGEGVGPDEGDLLPSDPFDELADSEQASTDELAPSPPEGAEPEADSAEADVAMAGRSRRGRGRLPQPA
- a CDS encoding cobalamin biosynthesis protein, with the translated sequence MRHAGAVANAAGLVAGYALDALLGDPRRGHPVAGFGRAAAALERRLYRPHRLSGAAFTALAVGAPVLVGAAAAYATRHRPIARATLVAAGTWVVLGGRSLRHEAKAMGRELRAGDVPAARQRLGNLCGRDPSTLDEPELARATVESVAENTSDAVVAPLVWGAVAGLPGLLGYRAANTLDAMVGHRSARYARFGTPAARLDDLLNLVPARLTGLLTVALAPVGHGDRQRAWRVWRRDRADHPSPNAGQCEAAMAGALGVRLGGRNVYFGRSEARPFLGDGPRPEARHLPRAARISGAVGLAALGLAAAYPLTVGRLTAAVARRAVGARAGRAGHRG
- a CDS encoding HPF/RaiA family ribosome-associated protein, producing MTANPATVAQCLRLNAGFSQADRDWIAEEFATLDARLAGFHADATDLELSIKNREARGQRVTLECRIAGREKIVTTSSEEDLRAALHDVRDDLRRKLNDAKTRQEPRNNKHLRVTTPPGPDTPVEGEELIEAGTTTDER
- a CDS encoding dipeptidase, whose amino-acid sequence is MTTPIMTEAELHAAVQRELPGVRADLERLVCIPGIAFEGFDHTQVERSAEAVAQLLRDCGLEVDIVRAGGQPAVIGRKAAPAGAPTVMLYAHHDVQPVGDRTLWESDPFEPVEREGRLYGRGAADDKAGIMAHIAALRAFGDRLPVGVVLFIEGEEEYGSDSLERLLAEHRDTLESDVIVIADSTNWDVGVPALTTSLRGIVNCFVEVRTLEHAVHSGMFGGPVPDALTTLVRLLATLHDDAGNVAVQGLTGREGATVDYPEDRFRAEASLVEGVGLLGIGKITDRLWTKPALAVLGIDAPATAEAPNALVPAAKAKVSVRLAPGDDPKKAYAALRDHLHRYAPWGAQVQVTLEHDGAPCVIEASGPMFDAARSAFRTAWEGTDPVDIGVGGSIPFIATFQEMFPEAAILVTGVEDPHARAHGPNESLHLGEFARVCLAEALLLAKVAEAGSRRDP
- a CDS encoding ATP-dependent DNA ligase, whose amino-acid sequence is MRFLDLAATSAAVGATTGRLAKVELLAEALRRLDPVEVPAGAGWLAGELRQRQTGVGWAGLRDLPPPAAEPTLTVGAVDAAIDEIAAVHGSGSQARRRALVHRLYAAATADEQRLLTGLFLGELRHGAQAGLLADAIARAAEVPVTAVRRALLLAGDLREVAVAALAGGSAALAGFGLRVGRPLAPMLAQSAATVDEALTATGLPAVVDVKLDGIRIQVHRSGSDIAVYTRSLDEITTRLPAVVEAVRALPARELVLDGEAIGLDETGRPLPFQQTSSAAARRTTGSAEVAPAVRAVAARTGAAVLTPYFFDLLHLDGTDLIDLPGRERWAALGDTVDPALLVGRMAVTGPQQAGQAMAAALAAGQEGVVVKAPEAPYEAGRRGAAWIKVKPRHTLDLVVLAVEWGSGRRTGWLSNLHLGARDPGTGDFVMLGKTFKGLTDEMLRWQTERFLALAVQRGEWVVRVRPEQVVEIAFDGVQTSTRYPGGVALRFARVVRYREDKSAAEADTIDTVRAIRAGRPPAG
- a CDS encoding helix-turn-helix transcriptional regulator, with translation MALAEVADHLGVSRQRAAILVDRPDFPAPIDTLTVGRIWDAADVRAYAERRGRRLADEETQ
- a CDS encoding rhodanese-like domain-containing protein, which gives rise to MSPGVEALLEQARAGMTRLTPQETVQAAARGALVIDTRTDAQRREQGELPGVLVIDRTVLEWRLDPASDWRIPEATGYDIEVVVVCRQGYSSSLAAASLRALGLHRATDMIGGVDAWRAAGLPFSDQPADVRL